The following are encoded in a window of Brettanomyces bruxellensis chromosome 9, complete sequence genomic DNA:
- a CDS encoding uncharacterized protein (BUSCO:EOG09260P5R) → MSDHSDSYISDDDDAVLCPLCVEEMDITDRSFKPCPCGYQICQFCYNNIRTNPELNGRCPACRRPYDDKNIQYTPIDPGELKAQQMKAERRKREKRQQEKERKDAEMAKRHHLAGVRVIQKNLVYVVGLNPVCPAEELASLLRSEKYFGQYGRILKIVINKRNQGPQNHRVSQGQNPSYGVYVTFARKDDAARCIMSIDGSISDGRILKAAYGTTKYCSSYLRGVPCPNPNCMFLHEPGEEADTFSRQDLSTRSVNSRMEEGEEMRERVAFHGLVSPLSESGHNSPHLTHAQARHPHEPALPSTASWGKPSAGSNSISAPNKPEPKGLPSTTMGSFPTLGDALQKAQKQQQAQVQLQQRLAKKKDKREKEAQHALVLNDTLLSYRMIGDSLKQLNNQDEFSYTIKPAFRKAATNDSSNLMLFHKIDLDSLDARGMTSLDDASERQHIRQLVESLLFAPYMKNYPFRGVTHNGGSPAQNQTMAQQAAQIAAAQAAAAGTPSNSNTPVMPQIALQQQQQQQQPNLQQQQILQQQFLQQQFLQQQRKQAQGANTPPPPGLMGKAHSTELLNQLMAGKKVRS, encoded by the coding sequence ATGTCAGATCACAGTGATTCATACATTTCcgacgatgatgatgcagtACTCTGTCCACTTTGTGTGGAGGAGATGGATATAACCGACAGATCATTCAAACCTTGTCCGTGTGGTTATCAAATCTGTCAATTCTGTTATAATAACATTCGGACAAACCCGGAGTTGAATGGTAGATGTCCCGCTTGCAGACGACCATACGATGACAAAAACATTCAGTATACTCCAATCGATCCCGGGGAGCTGAAGGCTCAACAGATGAAAGCAGAAAGGCGcaagagagagaaaagacaacaggaaaaggaaagaaaagatgcaGAGATGGCCAAAAGACATCATCTTGCCGGTGTCAGGGTAATTCAAAAGAACTTGGTTTATGTTGTGGGACTCAATCCAGTATGTCCTGCGGAGGAACTTGCATCGCTTTTACGTTCTGAGAAGTATTTCGGGCAGTACGGACggatattgaaaattgtGATCAACAAGCGGAATCAAGGTCCGCAGAACCACAGAGTTTCACAAGGTCAAAATCCAAGCTACGGCGTGTATGTGACATTTGCGAGGAAGGATGATGCTGCCAGATGTATCATGTCCATTGATGGATCCATTAGTGATGGCAGAATTCTCAAAGCTGCCTACGGTACTACAAAATACTGCTCTTCGTATCTGCGCGGTGTTCCGTGCCCTAATCCAAACTGTATGTTTTTGCATGAGCCTGGCGAGGAAGCAGACACCTTCTCAAGGCAGGATCTGTCCACCAGATCTGTTAATAGCAGAATGGAGGAAGGTGAGGAAATGCGAGAGCGTGTTGCATTTCATGGATTGGTCTCGCCTCTCTCCGAATCCGGTCACAATTCACCTCACCTAACTCATGCTCAAGCCAGGCACCCGCATGAACCTGCTTTACCGTCAACTGCATCTTGGGGTAAGCCATCGGCAGGCAGTAATAGCATATCGGCACCTAATAAACCGGAGCCAAAAGGATTACCTTCTACTACCATGGGTTCCTTCCCTACCTTGGGAGATGCCCTGCAAAAAGCTCAAAAACAGCAGCAGGCACAAGTGCAGCTGCAGCAGCGTCTTGCtaaaaagaaggataaGCGTGAGAAAGAGGCACAGCATGCATTGGTTCTGAATGACACTTTACTAAGCTATCGTATGATTGGGGACTCATTAAAGCAGTTGAACAACCAAGATGAGTTCTCATACACAATCAAGCCTGCATTCCGCAAAGCGGCAACCAATGACTCCTCTAATTTAATGCTATTTCACAAAATCGATCTTGACAGCTTGGATGCTCGGGGAATGACATCCCTTGACGATGCTTCTGAAAGGCAGCACATTCGACAATTAGTTGAATCGTTGCTTTTTGCACCCTACATGAAAAACTATCCATTTAGGGGCGTTACACACAATGGTGGCTCTCCTGCTCAAAATCAAACTATGGCTCAACAGGCTGCTCAGATCGCTGCTGCTCAAGCTGCTGCTGCCGGAACACCTTCTAATTCCAACACACCGGTCATGCCACAGATTGCATtgcaacaacagcaacaacaacaacaacctAATttacagcagcagcagattCTTCAACAGCAATTTCTGCAACAGCAGTTTCTTCAGCAGCAGAGAAAGCAGGCGCAAGGTGCAAACACACCTCCTCCTCCTGGCTTAATGGGAAAAGCTCATAGTACTGAGTTGTTGAACCAATTGATGGCCGGTAAAAAAGTTCGCAGCTGA
- a CDS encoding uncharacterized protein (BUSCO:EOG09260IU8), protein MIHKFIDLLGSLMSSNNELRDASEKEFNRQANADPDLFLTNLIKIGSDHSCPPQIRLASLLHLKRYLPNFWSPAFDSYIGTKTIDQNVKQLIRSSLFSLLGDEDSKIRNAAAYAIVQVAVVDYPDEWPNLLNDLYAAITSNASNVSLVLGSISTLDQLFDDLVTDEQFFQGGVAVQIMKSCELMLTDEKYNAQVKVATLSLVESIIKVLPDIEYYEGSQRKTFVNAVVPRIMELLAKLSSKITELPQPFTSSIMLWTLKSKIYSCLNLLMDSFSRFFKDNASSFINAILIDLSKEENPYIAIFCSDNNSQNETIKSSFSDVDTLRETIKESITSDQVISASIRHEIQLLQSLLELHPLNDEHSVSSLVQLLYRFNYLPSEKLEDFGNDFNVFVTDETELAIDITIRSSVIGFFTDLNELDASLCTKTIVSSVISMTLQNNRSNYRDLESLLTILSCLFDNEYDDKSSSFSIPEFSEFISSFIRQGFESLNDGMELLLSRFILMMPKFLMKYESQLSVNPVDMLKLIVSYVDKLPSGENCQILKSSILISFQYFNQFISSKRFDQEIQFKLISLIGELAEDSDEDTNIMMLEALTILICIDNKAAASTDDTFMLILSIGYKDCSNFSLNTPTLECVSDLISGIPLETYLALSEKVMVKLITILVTSKGDYSSEVDLTLQILAEFIKGPNADFKLPPQLFEFIFMPICKFIMQTSDDHLLQSASSVFNEIVKRSTEQIEIYNNTENGESGKEILLKIVSKFLSPTVTDQALVNLGSLFILIIDNFSNSDLIKQYFTDMLRGVTIRLLRAKEVPTIENLILIFNKLMIMNAQDTLIFLKGFRIDENGTSALVQIFPIWFQSFEVMRGFSKILGSVQAFSELLFLNDPSTASIQTRGDVLPNQIPENVIVTRSISKNMNLKYEIIPVDAKIIRLFIKELRFQIQSVKSNERDAIDDAKLVIGKDNSITDDNADDNEWEDIDELDVPSYDQLQHYIDEGNKPSELNAHSERVHSEIRDYLIKFFKECFNGKVHRFQEIYNKYLYDSDKILLTESLAF, encoded by the coding sequence ATGATTCACAAATTTATTGATCTTTTAGGTAGTCTTATGAGCTCTAATAATGAGCTAAGGGACGCGTCCGAAAAGGAATTCAATCGCCAAGCTAACGCAGATCCAGATCTGTTTCTCACAAATTTAATAAAGATTGGATCGGATCATTCCTGTCCTCCACAGATTCGATTGGCAAGTCTTCTTCACCTTAAGAGATACCTTCCAAATTTCTGGTCTCCTGCATTTGATAGCTATATTGGAACAAAAACAATCGACCAGAATGTCAAACAGCTAATCCGTTCGTCCCTATTTTCCCTTTTAGGAGATGAAGATTCAAAGATCCGAAATGCTGCTGCATATGCAATAGTTCAggttgctgttgttgatTATCCAGATGAATGGCCAAACTTGTTAAACGATCTTTATGCTGCCATCACATCCAATGCTTCGAATGTTTCTCTTGTTCTTGGTTCTATTTCTACGCTTGATCAACTTTTTGACGATTTGGTTACAGATGAACAATTTTTCCAAGGCGGTGTTGCCGTTCAAATTATGAAGTCATGCGAATTAATGTTGACCGATGAAAAGTATAACGCCCAAGTTAAAGTTGCCACATTATCTTTGGTGGAATCCATTATTAAAGTGTTACCTGATATTGAATACTACGAGGGATCACAGAGAAAAACTTTTGTCAATGCAGTAGTTCCACGGATTATGGAATTGCTTGCAAAGCTCTCCTCAAAGATTACTGAACTACCTCAGCCATTCACCTCTTCAATAATGCTGTGGACCTTGAAATCTAAAATATACTCTTGTCTCAATCTTCTGATGGACTCATTTTCAAGATTTTTTAAAGATAATGCGTCGTCTTTCATTAATGCCATCCTGATCGATCTCTCAAAAGAGGAGAATCCTTATATCGCCATATTCTGCTCTGATAATAATTCCCAAAATGAGACAATTAAGTCATCATTTTCGGATGTTGATACGTTAAGGGAAACAATAAAAGAGTCGATTACATCGGACCAGGTTATTTCTGCATCTATTAGACATGAGATTCAGTTATTGCAGTCACTCTTAGAGTTGCATCCTTTGAATGATGAACATTCCGTTTCTTCCTTGGTTCAGCTTCTTTACAGGTTCAACTACTTACCTTCAGAGAAACTAGAAGACTTTGGAAATGACTTCAATGTCTTTGTTACGGATGAAACTGAGCTTGCAATCGATATTACTATACGTAGCTCTGTGATTGGGTTTTTCACTGATCTCAATGAGTTAGATGCCTCACTCTGTACGAAAACAATCGTTTCAAGTGTCATTAGTATGACGCTTCAAAACAACCGATCTAACTACAGGGATCTCGAATCTCTCCTTACCATACTTTCTTGCCTTTTTGATAATGAATATGATGACAagtcttcatcattttcgATCCCTGAATTTTCCGAatttatatcttctttcataCGGCAAGGATTTGAAAGCTTGAATGATGGGATggaacttcttctttcgagatttattttgatgatgccaaagtttttgatgaaatatgaGAGCCAGTTAAGTGTTAATCCTGTTGATATGCTTAAGCTAATTGTTTCTTATGTGGACAAACTTCCATCTGGAGAGAACTgccaaattttgaaaagttcAATACTAATTagttttcaatattttaaCCAATTTATTAGTTCCAAACGCTTTgatcaagaaattcaatTCAAGCTCATCTCTCTTATTGGTGAACTTGCAGAAGACTCTGATGAAGACACCAATATTATGATGCTAGAGGCTCTTACTATACTTATATGCATCGATAACAAAGCTGCTGCTTCTACTGATGATACATTCATGCTTATTTTAAGCATCGGATATAAAGATTGCTCTaacttttctttaaatacCCCAACTTTAGAATGCGTGTCAGATCTTATTAGTGGTATACCCTTGGAAACATACCTCGCACTCAGTGAAAAGGTCATGGTAAAACTGATTACTATTTTGGTTACAAGTAAGGGTGATTATTCCTCTGAAGTAGATCTTACGTTACAGATCTTGGCAGAATTCATTAAAGGTCCAAATGCTGATTTTAAGCTACCTCCTCAgttatttgaatttatttttatgcCAATCTGTAAGTTCATTATGCAAACATCTGATGACCATTTACTTCAATCTGCATCTTCCGTTTTTAACGAAATTGTCAAAAGATCCACGGAGCAAATTGAgatttataataatacGGAAAACGGAGAAAGTGGAAAGGAGATTTTACTTAAGATTGtgtcaaaatttttatccCCAACAGTTACTGATCAGGCACTTGTAAATTTGGGAAGTTTATTCATCTTGATAATAGACAACTTTTCTAACAGTGATCTTATTAAGCAGTACTTCACAGATATGCTCAGAGGTGTAACAATCAGATTACTTCGGGCCAAAGAAGTTCCCACAATTGAAAACTTAATACtaattttcaataaattGATGATTATGAATGCTCAGGATACACTCATCTTTCTTAAAGGATTTCGGATCGACGAGAACGGAACATCAGCTTTAGTTCAGATTTTCCCAATATGGTTTCAGTCATTTGAAGTTATGCGtggcttttcaaaaattttgggAAGCGTTCAAGCTTTTTCTgagcttctttttcttaatGATCCTTCCACTGCTTCAATTCAGACCAGAGGTGATGTTTTACCAAATCAAATTCCAGAAAACGTGATTGTTACAAGGTCAATAAGTAAAAACatgaatttgaagtatGAGATAATTCCGGTCGATGCTAAAATTATCCGACTTTTTATCAAAGAACTACGCTTTCAGATTCAATCGGTCAAAAGCAATGAGAGAGATGCTATCGATGACGCAAAACTGGTGATCGGAAAGGATAATTCAATAACTGATGATAATGCGGATGATAATGAGTGGGAGGATATTGATGAGCTTGATGTTCCTTCTTACGACCAATTGCAGCATTATATCGATGAGGGTAACAAACCTTCGGAATTGAATGCTCACTCAGAGCGTGTTCACAGCGAAATTAGAGATTATcttattaaattttttaagGAATGTTTCAATGGTAAGGTCCATAGATTTCAGGAAATTTAcaacaaatatttgtatGACTCTGACAAAATATTACTCACAGAGTCGCTTGCGTTTTGA
- a CDS encoding uncharacterized protein (BUSCO:EOG09264XOZ), which yields MADSDDDELMALAGMASDENNEDDEEYEPEVKTSRRSTKRHIDEDEENDIEDVTEEADPYPLEGKFKDDDDREKLMAMDEVTREQILYDRMQEKEKKRERRYLALRARQNQVDSSAMRATGSKNKRLRTSKLSELKRQRERKSKQKNQKFEDDEHIEDLLEDEDEDDRDLDELAGYGNDGDEDYYSDDYEPSAGRKKGKSASSWGDYEDKYQQEATLSDFNQKVRSSRSLLDKYMYRDEFDTVIPGSYVRVSIGPSPKSGRQQYRIAKVNEVKRNGNPYKLFGKECNTYLEVSQGNSSRVISLAYVSNSPFTQEEFEIYKKRLTHSDIDIPSVGEIEDKFGDLRAMSTKKLTNEDINKMVAKKQNLIGSMDSTSRVRRLAGLREELQAALEKVELEKVKELTKQIEQITRQQEKIEVSNKMSRINQRNKKSNEVLIRRAEQRRIELEKERENQVEEDPNDPFSKLALEDVNNPEESFTSTEKSLAICHFKTEGIESVIKTIPLDIDLKS from the coding sequence ATGGCGGACAGtgacgatgatgaattAATGGCCTTGGCTGGAATGGCCTCTGATGAAAacaatgaagatgatgaggagtATGAGCCAGAAGTTAAGACTTCTAGGAGAAGTACAAAACGGCAtattgatgaggatgaggagaaTGACATTGAAGATGTGACGGAAGAGGCTGATCCATATCCCTTGGAAGGAAAATTCAAAGATGACGACGATAGAGAAAAGTTGATGGCTATGGATGAGGTGACTAGAGAGCAGATTCTTTATGATCGTATGcaagagaaggaaaagaagagagagagaagaTATTTAGCATTGAGGGCACGTCAAAATCAAGTGGACTCATCTGCAATGAGGGCTACGGGatcgaaaaataaaagacTGAGAACAAGTAAACTATCTGAGTTGAAAAGACAGAGAGAGCGCAAAAGCAAGCAAAAGAATCAGAAGTTTGAAGACGACGAACACATCGAGGATTTACtagaggatgaagatgaggacGATAGAGACTTGGATGAGCTTGCCGGATATGGTAATGATGGTGACGAGGACTATTATTCTGATGATTATGAACCGAGCGctggaagaaagaaaggtAAAAGTGCATCTTCGTGGGGAGACTACGAGGATAAATATCAGCAGGAAGCTACTTTATCAGACTTTAACCAAAAAGTAAGATCTTCACGCTCTTTGCTGGACAAATATATGTACAGGGACGAGTTTGATACGGTAATTCCTGGGTCTTATGTTCGTGTCAGCATTGGTCCATCCCCTAAAAGTGGAAGGCAACAATATCGTATAGCAAAGGTGAATGAGGTTAAACGAAACGGTAATCCATATAaactttttggaaaggaGTGTAATACATACCTTGAAGTTTCTCAAGGAAATTCTTCGAGAGTCATCAGCTTGGCATATGTTTCCAACTCACCGTTTACCCAAGAAGAGTTcgaaatatataaaaagcgTTTGACTCACTCGGATATAGATATTCCATCGGTTGGTGAGATTGAAGATAAATTCGGTGACTTGCGGGCAAtgtcaacaaaaaagcTGACAAACGAAGATATCAATAAGATGGTGgccaaaaagcagaatttgATCGGCTCCATGGACTCTACTTCTCGTGTGAGGAGATTGGCAGGATTAAGAGAGGAGCTTCAGGCTGCATTGGAGAAGGTTGAGTTGGAGAAGGTGAAGGAACTTACAAAACAGATTGAACAGATAACAAGAcagcaagaaaagataGAAGTGTCCAATAAGATGAGTCGtataaatcaaagaaacaagaaatcTAACGAGGTGCTTATAAGAAGAGCCGAGCAGAGGAGGATTGAGCTTGAAAAGGAGCGTGAAAATCAGGTCGAGGAGGATCCAAACGATCCTTTCAGCAAGTTAGCACTAGAAGATGTGAATAATCCGGAAGAAAGTTTTACATCCACCGAAAAGAGTTTAGCTATTTGCCATTTCAAGACTGAGGGTATCGAGTCCGTGATAAAGACGATACCATTGGATATTGACTTGAAGTCGTGA
- a CDS encoding uncharacterized protein (BUSCO:EOG09260WYQ) — MSYTLKIAGKSQVVDYPAIIASSLINGEKADSINVVYEGGKVIEGTKATSQLLKDDSVVASSATDILNALADAFPDIILEKEASGKWVKFGFEKLTVRNFKALSEDLAKLDAHLNFRTFIIGYKITLADIAAWGCLRANPVMGSVIRNAVYINVSRWYQFLESDNRFDGAASAVNKALSELKKEAKHKKGKKVHMANFDIDLPNAVDGKVVTRFPPEPSGYMHIGHAKAAILNDYIAKAYHGKLIIRFDDTNPSKETTEFEDAILEDCKRLGIVGDKVTHSSDYFDKMYEYAIQMIREDKAYCDDTPLEQMRAERMDGIKSARRDRTVEENLHIFTEEMKNATEEGQKNCLRAKIDYKNPNKALRDPTIYRCNLTPHQRTGSQWKMYPIYDFCVPIVDSLEGVTHAFRTIEYRDRNPQYYWMLDALHLRKVYVWDFARVNFVRTLLSKRKLQWFVDRNLVSGWNDPRFPTVRGVMRRGMTVEGLRNFILGQGPSKNIINLDWDIIWSSNRKVIDPIAPRLTALDKQNIVPTTLTNGPELHAVEKPKHKKNPKLGTKNVWYSSNILLEQNDAKDLKEGEEVTLMDWGNCVIEKIEKDDSGIVKAIAAKLHLEGDFKKTKKKLTWLTAEKTTPVTLKDFDHLITKDKLDEGDNFEDFLTPKTEFTAIALADANVNDLKVNDIIQFERKAFFRLDSDKNGERVFFSIPDGRNKVRL, encoded by the coding sequence atgtcTTACACTCTTAAAATTGCCGGCAAGTCCCAGGTTGTGGACTATCCTGCCATTATTGCCTCTTCACTTATCAATGGTGAGAAGGCTGATTCAATTAATGTCGTTTatgaaggaggaaaagTTATTGAAGGAACAAAGGCCACCAGTCAACTTCTTAAGGATGACTCTGTGGTTGCTTCTTCCGCCACAGATATTTTGAATGCCTTGGCTGACGCTTTTCCTGATATTATTTTGGAGAAGGAGGCTTCTGGCAAGTGGGTGAAATTTGGATTTGAGAAATTGACTGTCAGAAACTTCAAGGCTCTTTCCGAAGACTTGGCGAAACTTGATGCTCACCTTAACTTCAGGACTTTTATCATTGGATATAAGATTACTCTTGCTGATATTGCAGCTTGGGGATGCCTACGTGCCAACCCTGTCATGGGATCTGTGATTAGAAATGCCGTCTACATCAATGTCTCTAGATGGTATCAATTTTTGGAGTCTGACAACAGATTTGACGGTGCAGCTTCAGCTGTTAATAAGGCCCTTTCCgagttgaaaaaagaggctAAACACAAGAAGGGAAAGAAGGTTCACATGGCAAACTTTGATATCGACTTGCCAAATGCTGTTGATGGTAAGGTTGTCACCAGATTCCCACCTGAACCCTCTGGATATATGCATATTGGTCATGCCAAAGCTGCTATTTTGAATGATTACATTGCCAAGGCTTATCATGGAAAATTGATCATACGTTTTGATGATACCAATCCTTCCAAGGAGACCACCGAGTTTGAGGATGCCATTTTAGAAGACTGTAAGAGATTGGGAATAGTTGGAGACAAAGTTACCCATTCCTCAGATTACTTTGATAAGATGTACGAATACGCCATCCAGATGATCAGGGAGGATAAGGCATACTGTGATGACACTCCATTGGAGCAGATGCGTGCAGAAAGAATGGATGGAATTAAATCTGCTCGTCGTGACCGTACAGTTGAAGAGaatcttcatattttcaccGAGGAAATGAAGAATGCCACCGAGGAAGGTCAAAAGAATTGCTTGCGTGCAAAGATTGATTACAAAAACCCTAACAAGGCATTAAGAGATCCAACAATCTACAGATGCAACCTTACACCTCATCAGAGAACTGGTTCTCAATGGAAGATGTACCCAATCTATGACTTCTGCGTTCCAATTGTCGACTCTTTGGAAGGTGTTACTCATGCATTTAGAACCATCGAGTACAGAGACAGAAATCCTCAGTATTACTGGATGTTGGATGCCTTGCATCTTAGAAAGGTGTACGTTTGGGACTTTGCCAGAGTCAACTTCGTTCGTACCTTGCTTTCCAAGAGAAAGTTACAGTGGTTTGTTGACAGAAACTTAGTCTCAGGCTGGAACGATCCACGTTTCCCAACCGTTAGAGGTGTCATGAGAAGAGGTATGACTGTTGAAGGTCTTAGAAACTTCATTCTTGGCCAGGGTCCTTCCAAGAACATTATTAATTTGGACTGGGATATCATTTGGTCTTCAAATAGGAAGGTTATTGATCCAATTGCTCCTAGATTGACGGCTTTGGACAAGCAGAATATTGTTCCTACTACTTTGACGAACGGTCCCGAGTTACATGCAGTCGAGAAACCAAAGCACAAGAAGAATCCAAAGTTGGGTACGAAGAATGTCTGGTACTCTTCTAACATCTTACTTGAGCAGAACGATGCCAAAGATCTCAAGGAAGGTGAAGAGGTTACACTTATGGACTGGGGTAACTGTGTCATTGAAAAGATCGAGAAGGATGATAGTGGTATTGTGAAGGCAATCGCTGCCAAGCTACACTTGGAGGGTGACTTCAAAAAGACCAAGAAAAAGCTCACCTGGCTGACCGCCGAAAAGACAACACCTGTCACTTTGAAAGACTTTGATCATTTGATCACCAAGGATAAGCTTGATGAAGGTGACAACTTTGAAGACTTCCTAACGCCAAAGACTGAATTTACTGCCATTGCTCTTGCCGATGCCAATGTTAACGACTTGAAGGTCAATGACATCATCCagtttgaaagaaaagcattCTTCCGCTTAGATTCAGACAAGAATGGTGAGCGTGTGTTTTTCAGCATTCCAGACGGTAGAAATAAGGTCAGGCTTTAA